A single genomic interval of Saccharothrix saharensis harbors:
- a CDS encoding YceI family protein, translated as MTSQTVQIPGYLAGTWAIDPVHSDISFVVRHLGVSKVRGHFGTFEGTIVTAENPLESTVTAKIDAGSVNTRNDQRDAHVRGEDFLDVEKFPELTFTSTGVRAHGEGFIVDGELTLHGVTKAVELELEINGFGDGFDGSKVVGFSASTEINRRDFGVTGGPAGAVVGDKITILLEIEAAKQA; from the coding sequence ATGACCTCGCAGACTGTGCAGATCCCCGGCTACCTCGCGGGCACGTGGGCGATCGACCCGGTGCACTCGGACATCTCCTTCGTGGTCCGCCACCTCGGCGTGTCCAAGGTCCGCGGCCACTTCGGCACCTTCGAGGGCACCATCGTCACCGCCGAGAACCCGCTGGAGTCCACGGTCACCGCGAAGATCGACGCGGGTTCGGTCAACACCCGCAACGACCAGCGCGACGCCCACGTCCGCGGCGAGGACTTCCTGGACGTCGAGAAGTTCCCCGAGCTCACCTTCACCTCCACCGGCGTGCGCGCGCACGGCGAGGGCTTCATCGTCGACGGCGAGCTGACCCTGCACGGCGTGACCAAGGCCGTGGAGCTGGAGCTGGAGATCAACGGCTTCGGCGACGGGTTCGACGGCTCGAAGGTCGTCGGCTTCTCCGCCTCGACCGAGATCAACCGCCGCGACTTCGGCGTGACCGGTGGCCCGGCCGGCGCCGTCGTCGGCGACAAGATCACCATCCTGCTGGAGATCGAGGCCGCCAAGCAGGCCTGA
- a CDS encoding MarR family winged helix-turn-helix transcriptional regulator produces MSDVRWLSAEEQQVWRAFMTAVTKFTEHLDRQLQRDSGMPMAYYEILVALSEAPERALRMSELASVCHSSRSRLSHAVARLEKEGWVERRACPSDRRGSIAALTDVGFRVLGQAAAGHVTAVREHLFDVLTPEQLRSLAEISRAVDAGLTAECAKVRREEFADL; encoded by the coding sequence ATGAGCGACGTGCGGTGGCTGAGCGCCGAAGAGCAGCAGGTGTGGCGTGCCTTCATGACCGCCGTGACCAAGTTCACCGAGCACCTGGACCGGCAGTTGCAGCGCGATTCCGGCATGCCCATGGCGTACTACGAGATCCTGGTCGCCCTCTCGGAGGCCCCGGAGCGCGCGCTGCGGATGAGTGAGCTGGCGTCGGTGTGCCACTCGTCACGGTCCAGACTCTCGCACGCCGTGGCCCGCTTGGAGAAGGAGGGTTGGGTGGAACGCCGCGCCTGCCCTTCGGACCGCCGAGGTTCCATCGCGGCGCTCACCGACGTCGGTTTCCGGGTGTTGGGGCAGGCGGCGGCCGGGCATGTGACGGCCGTGCGCGAGCACCTGTTCGACGTGTTGACGCCGGAGCAGCTCCGGTCGCTGGCGGAGATCAGCCGGGCCGTGGACGCCGGGCTGACCGCGGAGTGCGCGAAGGTGCGCCGCGAGGAGTTCGCCGACCTGTAG
- a CDS encoding EamA family transporter: MSTLAVQTRARSSRGPLPILAACVLWGTTGTVSSLAPAAAPTPAVGAAGLVVGGVLLFVTSGGTRAVLRTADWRLLLLGAVTVAGYVLAFYPAVARTGVAVGTTVALAAAPIVLGLRSRPLPTSAAVVGCTALVLGDGDAHVDLPGVGLALVAGLSYAVYSVVCAHLIGRGHPSRAVVGVVFGGASALTLPVLLALGVTWVASPSGAAVTAHLAVFTTFAAYLLFARGLRHTGAAAATTLTLAEPAVAAVLGVVALGERLPFASWCGMAVLAVALVVLARR; this comes from the coding sequence GTGTCGACCCTTGCCGTGCAAACACGCGCTCGTTCCTCCCGCGGACCGCTGCCGATCCTGGCCGCGTGCGTCCTGTGGGGCACCACCGGCACCGTCAGCTCACTCGCGCCCGCCGCCGCACCGACCCCGGCCGTCGGCGCGGCGGGCCTCGTGGTCGGCGGCGTCCTGCTCTTCGTCACGTCCGGGGGCACGCGCGCCGTGCTGCGGACCGCCGACTGGCGGCTGCTGCTGCTCGGCGCCGTGACCGTGGCGGGCTACGTGCTCGCGTTCTACCCGGCGGTCGCCCGCACGGGCGTGGCGGTGGGCACCACCGTCGCGCTGGCCGCCGCGCCGATCGTGCTCGGGCTGCGGTCCCGGCCCCTGCCCACGTCGGCCGCGGTCGTCGGCTGCACGGCCCTCGTGCTCGGTGACGGCGACGCGCACGTCGACCTGCCCGGGGTGGGGTTGGCGCTGGTCGCCGGCCTGTCGTACGCCGTGTACTCGGTCGTCTGCGCGCACCTGATCGGCCGCGGGCACCCGTCCCGCGCCGTGGTGGGCGTGGTGTTCGGCGGCGCGTCGGCCCTGACGCTGCCGGTCCTGCTCGCACTCGGCGTCACGTGGGTGGCGAGCCCGTCCGGGGCGGCGGTGACCGCGCACCTCGCGGTGTTCACCACGTTCGCCGCCTACCTGCTGTTCGCCCGCGGGCTGCGGCACACGGGCGCGGCGGCGGCGACCACGCTGACCCTCGCCGAGCCCGCCGTGGCGGCGGTGCTGGGCGTGGTCGCGCTGGGCGAACGGCTGCCGTTCGCGTCGTGGTGCGGGATGGCCGTGCTGGCGGTTGCGCTGGTCGTGCTCGCCCGGCGGTGA
- a CDS encoding MFS transporter — translation MVAVLGGLRGNRDLAVLVVGSGVAGLGAQLTLIGFTTALAGSGAFAVAGLFVAVALGAVLGAPVAGWAADRFPHRLLLSVAVFAQVLLLIGLLFGHERPAVLYGLVAVLGVAGGVVRTCASALVPVATGEDGAAGGHAAMSSAQNTAAVAGIVLGGVLAAGPGVEWAVMLDAVCAFAHLALVVLWLRVDRDPRQDDVGAASSGQWSGWVLLRSDRLLLARVVAQAVVGVAVAIALVNEVFLVLGPIGGTPFTYSAVLACWTAGLLLGPNLTRRFTTPRALVLAFAGGNLVLALALAAPAQLPHLVVNAVAWLVAGACGSVQSVTLNGLVQARTSDAVRGRVFATVGAITACSGAVGIVVAGAVVSAAGPLAALTVASGFALVATLMAVLTVLRRDHLRASLVSPDFDRVPL, via the coding sequence ATGGTCGCAGTGCTCGGCGGTCTGCGGGGTAACCGCGACCTGGCGGTGCTGGTGGTCGGGTCCGGCGTGGCGGGCCTGGGCGCGCAGCTCACGCTGATCGGGTTCACCACCGCGCTGGCCGGTTCCGGCGCGTTCGCCGTGGCCGGGTTGTTCGTGGCCGTCGCGCTCGGCGCGGTGCTGGGCGCGCCCGTCGCCGGGTGGGCCGCCGACCGGTTCCCGCACCGCCTGCTGCTCAGCGTGGCGGTGTTCGCGCAGGTGCTGCTGCTGATCGGGCTGCTGTTCGGGCACGAGCGGCCGGCCGTGCTGTACGGGCTGGTGGCGGTGCTGGGCGTGGCCGGCGGGGTCGTGCGCACCTGCGCGTCCGCGCTGGTTCCGGTCGCGACCGGGGAGGACGGCGCGGCGGGCGGGCACGCGGCGATGTCGTCGGCGCAGAACACCGCGGCCGTCGCGGGCATCGTGCTCGGCGGCGTGCTCGCGGCCGGTCCGGGCGTCGAGTGGGCCGTGATGCTGGACGCGGTGTGCGCGTTCGCCCACCTGGCGCTGGTGGTGCTGTGGCTGCGGGTGGACCGCGACCCGCGGCAGGACGACGTCGGCGCCGCGTCGAGCGGCCAGTGGAGCGGGTGGGTGCTGCTGCGCAGCGACCGGTTGCTGCTCGCCCGCGTGGTCGCGCAGGCCGTGGTCGGGGTGGCGGTGGCGATCGCGCTGGTCAACGAGGTGTTCCTGGTGCTCGGCCCGATCGGCGGCACCCCGTTCACCTACAGCGCGGTGCTCGCCTGCTGGACCGCCGGCCTGCTGCTCGGCCCGAACCTGACCCGCCGGTTCACCACACCGCGGGCGCTGGTCCTGGCCTTCGCCGGTGGCAACCTGGTGCTGGCGTTGGCGCTGGCCGCGCCCGCGCAGCTGCCGCACCTCGTGGTCAACGCGGTCGCGTGGCTGGTGGCCGGCGCGTGCGGCTCCGTGCAGAGCGTGACGCTGAACGGCCTGGTGCAGGCCAGGACGTCCGACGCGGTCCGGGGCCGGGTGTTCGCCACCGTCGGTGCGATCACCGCGTGCTCGGGCGCGGTGGGCATCGTGGTGGCGGGGGCGGTCGTCAGCGCGGCGGGGCCGCTGGCGGC
- a CDS encoding serine hydrolase domain-containing protein: MDTDLISTRLAALTRGHQVPGAQLAVHHAGRTWTHEVGLTADAAVPIGSITKTFTATVAMALVSDGDLELDAPLSDHLPGVADELTLRHLLSHTGGLPSDPEDVRTTSLRHHVRQALRELHPLHEPGAGFSYSNIGYCLVGHLIEVSTGMTWAEAVEAVLLRPLGVRARFTTSPDTDVVAGHAVNAATGRVVPVAQSLAPVEAPAGALAASATDLVAFGRMLGGAPPHLMGPDELALMREPVRHAEPFGMADGWGLGLALYQRDGVRWVGHDGTADGTSCHLRINPADGTAVALTTTASSGFALWRELVPELVAAGLPVADYDGMRGLHHPIAPPPDCTGRFRNGDVEYAVRAVDRERLALTVDGEPFADLSLFDGLVFAMRDSDTGDTNQTGRFLRDPGDGGIRWIQIGGRLARRQVAKMA; the protein is encoded by the coding sequence ATGGACACCGACCTGATCTCCACTCGATTAGCCGCGCTGACCCGCGGGCACCAGGTGCCCGGTGCGCAGCTCGCCGTGCACCACGCGGGACGCACGTGGACGCACGAGGTGGGCCTGACCGCCGACGCGGCCGTGCCCATCGGCTCGATCACCAAGACGTTCACCGCGACCGTGGCCATGGCCCTGGTCTCCGACGGGGACCTGGAGCTGGACGCGCCGCTGTCCGACCACCTGCCCGGGGTGGCCGACGAGTTGACGCTGCGCCACCTGCTCAGCCACACCGGCGGGCTGCCGTCGGACCCGGAGGACGTGCGCACCACGTCCCTGCGCCACCACGTGCGGCAGGCGCTGCGCGAACTGCACCCGCTGCACGAGCCCGGCGCCGGCTTCTCCTACTCCAACATCGGGTACTGCCTGGTCGGCCACCTCATCGAGGTGAGCACCGGCATGACCTGGGCGGAGGCGGTGGAAGCGGTCCTGCTGCGCCCGCTCGGGGTGCGCGCCAGGTTCACCACGAGCCCGGACACCGACGTGGTCGCGGGCCACGCGGTCAACGCCGCCACGGGGCGGGTCGTGCCGGTGGCGCAGTCGCTGGCCCCGGTCGAGGCGCCCGCCGGCGCCCTGGCCGCGAGCGCGACCGACCTGGTCGCGTTCGGCCGGATGCTCGGCGGCGCCCCGCCGCACCTGATGGGGCCCGACGAGCTGGCCCTGATGCGGGAACCCGTCCGACACGCCGAGCCGTTCGGCATGGCCGACGGCTGGGGCCTGGGGCTGGCGCTGTACCAGCGCGACGGCGTCCGCTGGGTCGGCCACGACGGCACCGCCGACGGCACGTCGTGCCACCTGCGGATCAACCCGGCCGACGGCACCGCGGTCGCCCTGACGACCACCGCGAGCAGCGGCTTCGCGCTGTGGCGCGAGCTCGTGCCCGAATTGGTCGCGGCCGGGCTGCCGGTGGCCGATTACGACGGAATGCGCGGCCTGCACCACCCCATCGCACCGCCGCCGGACTGCACCGGGAGGTTCCGCAACGGCGACGTCGAATACGCCGTGCGGGCCGTGGACCGGGAGCGGCTGGCCCTGACGGTGGACGGCGAGCCGTTCGCGGACCTGTCCCTGTTCGACGGGCTGGTGTTCGCGATGCGCGATTCCGACACCGGCGACACCAACCAGACCGGGCGTTTCCTGCGCGACCCGGGCGACGGCGGGATCAGGTGGATCCAGATCGGCGGTCGACTGGCCCGCAGGCAGGTCGCGAAAATGGCCTGA
- a CDS encoding ATP-binding protein produces the protein MNAQTEQVDDLRLVALPTAVNVADMFVRFSLGEWRLRAMQDEAAQTVRRLVGAAVEVADRRAPGFLLVRLRLTGTYLVVEVEGTRVALPPELAGTRAGLVDLTAGGHLAWCELALPSGMNASAVPLPRREPRRSPAAEALGDEPDVDPEVIQRILYGLGGGAHQPD, from the coding sequence GTGAACGCCCAGACCGAACAGGTCGACGACCTTCGACTCGTCGCGCTGCCCACCGCGGTGAACGTGGCGGACATGTTCGTGCGCTTCTCGCTCGGCGAGTGGCGGCTGCGGGCGATGCAGGACGAGGCCGCGCAGACCGTCCGCCGCCTGGTCGGCGCCGCGGTCGAGGTGGCCGACCGGCGCGCGCCCGGTTTCCTGCTGGTGCGCCTGCGCCTGACCGGCACGTACCTCGTGGTCGAGGTCGAGGGCACCCGGGTGGCGCTGCCGCCGGAGCTGGCCGGGACCCGCGCGGGCCTGGTCGACCTCACCGCGGGCGGCCACCTGGCGTGGTGCGAGCTGGCGCTGCCGTCCGGCATGAACGCCTCCGCCGTGCCGCTGCCGCGCCGCGAACCCCGCCGCTCCCCCGCCGCCGAGGCGCTGGGCGACGAGCCGGACGTGGACCCCGAGGTCATCCAGCGCATCCTCTACGGCCTGGGCGGCGGCGCTCACCAACCCGACTAG
- a CDS encoding GTP pyrophosphokinase codes for MDIGVADDLLRRSLVVYKFAVDELMTKLRILSEEFDLVHRHDPIEHVTHRVKRPDAILDKLRRKGLPADLALAAEHLDDVAGVRVVCPFVSDVYRVRDMLARQNDVEILRTKDYVAAPKPNGYRSLHLIVRIPVFLSDRVEHVKVEVQLRTIAMDFWATLEHKLYYKYDDQVPVGFVEELTATAAIAAELDARMEALHHEVQRD; via the coding sequence ATGGACATCGGCGTCGCGGATGACCTGCTGCGGCGGTCCCTCGTGGTCTACAAGTTCGCGGTCGACGAGCTGATGACGAAGCTGCGGATCCTCAGCGAGGAGTTCGACCTCGTCCACCGGCACGACCCGATCGAGCACGTGACGCACCGGGTGAAGCGGCCCGACGCGATCCTGGACAAGCTGCGGCGCAAGGGGCTGCCGGCGGACCTGGCGCTGGCGGCCGAGCACCTGGACGACGTGGCGGGCGTGCGGGTGGTGTGCCCGTTCGTGTCCGATGTGTACCGGGTGCGGGACATGCTGGCCCGGCAGAACGACGTGGAGATCCTGCGCACCAAGGACTACGTGGCCGCGCCGAAGCCCAACGGGTACCGCAGCCTGCACCTGATCGTGCGCATCCCGGTGTTCCTGTCCGACCGCGTGGAGCACGTCAAGGTCGAGGTGCAGCTGCGGACCATCGCGATGGACTTCTGGGCCACGTTGGAGCACAAGCTGTACTACAAGTACGACGACCAGGTGCCCGTCGGGTTCGTCGAGGAGCTGACCGCCACCGCCGCGATCGCGGCCGAGCTGGACGCCCGGATGGAAGCCCTGCACCACGAGGTCCAGCGGGACTAG
- a CDS encoding universal stress protein produces MSDPIVVGVDGSQSALTAVRWAAEEAARHRVPLALVHAYLVPERGYPDVVVSSGQVREAFEEQGRQWLETAAASVRDLVPDVRTSVVAAQPAAAMIAASEGARLVVLGSRGLGGFLGLVVGSVAVAVATHGRSPLVVVRGPYPATGPVVLGVDGSPAGEAAIGQAFEAASVRGAPLTALLAWTPLLAGTPYADKVRVHWAEVEEQQRQLLAQRLAGWQEEYPDVVVDRRVVRERATKALIDASRGAQLLVVGSRGRGGFAGLLLGSTSQALVHHASCPLVVVRPDRSAD; encoded by the coding sequence ATGAGTGACCCGATCGTGGTCGGAGTGGATGGTTCGCAGTCGGCGCTGACGGCCGTGCGGTGGGCGGCGGAGGAAGCCGCGCGGCACCGCGTGCCGCTCGCGCTCGTGCACGCCTACCTGGTGCCCGAGCGGGGCTACCCGGACGTCGTGGTGAGCAGCGGCCAGGTGCGCGAGGCGTTCGAGGAGCAGGGCAGGCAGTGGCTGGAGACGGCGGCGGCGAGCGTGCGCGACCTCGTGCCGGACGTGCGCACGTCCGTGGTGGCCGCCCAACCTGCCGCCGCGATGATCGCCGCCTCCGAGGGTGCCCGGCTGGTCGTGCTCGGGTCGCGGGGGTTGGGTGGGTTCCTCGGCCTGGTCGTGGGGTCGGTGGCGGTGGCGGTGGCCACGCACGGCCGGAGCCCGCTGGTCGTCGTCCGCGGCCCGTACCCGGCCACCGGCCCGGTCGTGCTCGGCGTGGACGGCTCGCCTGCGGGGGAGGCGGCGATCGGGCAGGCGTTCGAGGCGGCGTCGGTGCGGGGCGCCCCGCTGACCGCGCTGCTCGCGTGGACGCCGTTGCTCGCGGGCACCCCCTACGCCGACAAGGTCCGCGTGCACTGGGCCGAGGTGGAGGAGCAGCAGCGGCAGTTGCTGGCGCAGCGGCTGGCAGGCTGGCAGGAGGAATACCCGGACGTGGTGGTCGACCGGCGGGTGGTGCGCGAGCGGGCGACGAAAGCCCTGATCGACGCCTCGCGCGGCGCTCAGCTCCTCGTGGTCGGCAGTCGGGGTCGCGGCGGCTTCGCGGGCCTGCTCCTCGGCTCCACCAGCCAGGCGCTGGTCCACCACGCGTCGTGCCCGCTGGTGGTCGTCCGACCGGACCGTTCGGCGGACTGA
- a CDS encoding serine/threonine-protein kinase has product MDPADDLLAWAPPPQPGPSGAAGPVTLPGYSDFRLVAHGGEGTVYRATQVGLGRDVAVKVLDVTDQDTVSRFHRELEITVRLGRQHPHIVTVLDTGVIAGRPCIVMEYYDLGSLHDRLRQRGPLPVHEVVAAGIAVADALAFAHGQGILHRDVKPQNILVLPTSYVLADFGIARGADAAHTASLGMVSYRHAAPQMVDGRPPAAADDLWSLGSTLFTLLDGQPPFASDNPGEDTMLSYLGRVREASPRSLLRRDVPVELVAIILRCLRKEREERFPDAAALRAALASVPASHARSTVDPDHTVAVRREAPEGRPEAPERFPEGRRRTSSCSW; this is encoded by the coding sequence GTGGACCCCGCCGACGACCTGCTGGCCTGGGCGCCGCCGCCGCAGCCCGGTCCGAGCGGCGCGGCTGGGCCGGTCACCCTGCCCGGTTACAGCGACTTCCGGCTCGTCGCGCACGGCGGCGAGGGCACCGTGTACCGGGCCACGCAGGTCGGGCTGGGCCGTGACGTCGCGGTGAAGGTGCTGGACGTGACCGACCAGGACACGGTCAGCCGGTTCCACCGCGAGCTGGAGATCACCGTCCGGCTCGGCCGTCAGCACCCGCACATCGTGACCGTGCTGGACACCGGCGTGATCGCGGGCCGGCCGTGCATCGTGATGGAGTACTACGACCTGGGGTCGCTGCACGACCGGTTGCGGCAGCGCGGGCCGTTGCCGGTGCACGAGGTGGTCGCGGCCGGGATCGCGGTGGCCGACGCGCTGGCGTTCGCGCACGGGCAGGGCATCCTGCACCGGGACGTGAAGCCGCAGAACATCCTGGTGCTGCCGACGTCGTACGTGCTGGCCGACTTCGGCATCGCGCGCGGCGCGGACGCGGCGCACACCGCGTCGTTGGGCATGGTGAGCTACCGGCACGCCGCGCCGCAGATGGTCGACGGTCGACCGCCCGCCGCGGCCGACGACCTGTGGTCGTTGGGCTCGACGCTGTTCACCCTGCTGGACGGGCAGCCGCCGTTCGCGTCGGACAACCCCGGCGAGGACACGATGCTCTCCTACCTGGGCCGGGTGCGCGAGGCGTCGCCGCGGTCGTTGCTGCGCCGGGACGTGCCGGTGGAGCTGGTGGCGATCATCCTGCGGTGCCTGCGCAAGGAGCGGGAGGAGCGGTTCCCGGACGCGGCGGCGCTGCGCGCGGCGCTGGCGTCGGTGCCGGCGTCGCACGCCAGGTCCACTGTGGACCCCGATCACACGGTGGCGGTGCGGCGGGAGGCGCCCGAGGGTCGTCCGGAAGCCCCCGAACGCTTCCCGGAGGGTCGCCGCCGAACGTCTTCGTGCTCGTGGTGA